CGAACCGGCCTCCCATGGCCTCCATCCGCTCGCGGATGCTGAAGTGCCCGAATCCCGAGCCGGGCCGCCGTTCTTTCGATGACTCGGTCAAATCAAAACCGCACCCGTCGTCCTGCACGGCGATCTGCAACTCACCGGCGGGATTCACGCCGATCGACACCGCCGCCCGGCTCGCCCGCGCATGCTTCACCACATTGAACAGCAGCTCGCGCACCGATTGAAACAGGAGAATGGCCTGGTCCTCGGTCAACGACGATACCGGCTGGTCGGCCTCGATCGTCACTTCGAGTCCGTGCAATTGCTTTTGCTCGGCGAGCCATTGCAACGCCATCACAAGCCCGAACTGATGCAGGACCGGCGGGCTGAGCGTCGCCACCAGCGAGCGGGTGTAGTTCAAGGCCTCGCCGAGGAGCCGATCGGCGTCGCGCACGCCGGCACGATGGTCGCCGTCCGAGGCGTAGGCCTGCTGGATTTTCATGCGCACGACCACGAGCAACTGGGCCAAATAGTCGTGGAGATCAGTGGCCAGCCGCTGCCGCTCCCGCTGTTCCGCCAGCGTCAACTGGGCAGCCAGACCCCGCAGCCGCTCGCGCGAGGCGACCAACTCCCGCGTCCGTTCGGCGACGGACCGCTCCAGTTCCTGAGTCCATTGCCATCGTTGCGATTCGGTCTTCTTCCGGTCGGTCATGTCCGTGGAGACCCCGACCAGGGCCCAGGGTGCTCCTTGCGCATCCATCAGGGGCGTCTTGACCGACGCATAGATATGGACGCCGTCCCGGAGCGGCACCCGCTCCTCGAACTCCATCGTCCGCCCTTCGCGGAAGACGGTCCGGTTGTTCAGCTCGAACCCGGCGGCGACCTCCGGCGGAAACAAATCGGCAATCGATTGGCCGACGACGGCTTCGTTGGTCACGCCGAACAGCCGCTCGAATTCCCGATTGATATGGAGAAACCGGTTGTCGGGCGTCATCAGATAGATCACTGCCGCGGTGTTCTGGAGAATCGCGTTGAGCCGCGCTTCGCTTTCCCGCAGCGCGCCCTCGGTCCGGTGGTGCTGGATCAGGTCCGCGGCTTGCCTCGCAAAGAGATCCACGAGACAAAGCGTCCGTTCCGACGGCCGACGGGGCTCATGGAAACAGGTGGACAACAGGCCGAGGAATTGGCCCGTGCGGCTGAGCAAGGGAATAGACTGCATCGCCTGCACGCCTGCGGCCAGCAACGCCGCGGCGGCGGGACTGCCGGCGCAGGCCGGATCCGTGCGAAGATCCTC
The DNA window shown above is from Nitrospira tepida and carries:
- a CDS encoding PAS domain S-box protein gives rise to the protein MPFPQDQPDQENRPASLPDDQIRALVDTAPAILWMTDETGAGTFFNRRWEELTGQAEAAWLGHGWLDAVHAEDRDRAGRVLADAVEQCLFFTMDCRLRDVTGAFRWVMVVGRPRLSEEGVFLGHAGSMLDITERKEIERDLRTLSDQLINELGGLVRLHEIGTRFLQEGRLSSLLQEVLDASIFFTKADKGLIQLFNPAAGTLEVLVQRGFSPQTLSVFDWATNEQGACLALAKQAQRLVVEDLRTDPACAGSPAAAALLAAGVQAMQSIPLLSRTGQFLGLLSTCFHEPRRPSERTLCLVDLFARQAADLIQHHRTEGALRESEARLNAILQNTAAVIYLMTPDNRFLHINREFERLFGVTNEAVVGQSIADLFPPEVAAGFELNNRTVFREGRTMEFEERVPLRDGVHIYASVKTPLMDAQGAPWALVGVSTDMTDRKKTESQRWQWTQELERSVAERTRELVASRERLRGLAAQLTLAEQRERQRLATDLHDYLAQLLVVVRMKIQQAYASDGDHRAGVRDADRLLGEALNYTRSLVATLSPPVLHQFGLVMALQWLAEQKQLHGLEVTIEADQPVSSLTEDQAILLFQSVRELLFNVVKHARASRAAVSIGVNPAGELQIAVQDDGCGFDLTESSKERRPGSGFGHFSIRERMEAMGGRFDVQSAPGRGTRALLAMPCHGGNPAATNDAVPAVSGTGHAKSPVRRAGGLRVLLADDHALVRQGLRSILEGYPELQVVGEAMDGQEAVELAGRLSPDVVVMDINMPRLDGVEATKRLKREQPSITVVGLSVHQDALMEETMRAAGAAAYLTKDSAADQLYRLIRSATSSSGESTERP